Proteins from a genomic interval of Chloroflexota bacterium:
- a CDS encoding c-type cytochrome, giving the protein MQLSAGALVLFVGMLVLLLALVAYASGVGRRSHEPIPEVPTGNPSMERKVVATLAMLILSGLLLTGYAYYEPIRQVKATERQDKIAIERGIETYTSLCYSCHGIDGQGAQVPPPNDSVVAPALNRADMHPKDAEGLKARYEYVVRTVHRGKGLVMPAWGREDGGQLLDEQIHEVAMLITRGDMVMHGTQTAWDVAREKSKEKIAHGSPEPTLPKVDDAGLSEDAKAGLAIFTGKAGCIGCHQIGSQGGVTGPALTTIATVAETRKPGTDAAAYIEESIRNPGAFVVQGYAAGLMPAFQGLLTDAEIKQVEAYLLTRK; this is encoded by the coding sequence ATGCAACTGAGCGCGGGGGCACTGGTCCTCTTCGTCGGCATGCTTGTCTTGCTGCTGGCCCTGGTGGCCTATGCGAGCGGCGTGGGGCGACGCTCGCACGAGCCGATTCCAGAGGTTCCGACCGGCAATCCGTCTATGGAGCGGAAGGTCGTCGCGACGCTCGCGATGCTCATCCTCTCGGGGCTGCTGCTGACGGGGTACGCCTACTACGAGCCGATTCGGCAGGTGAAGGCGACCGAGCGACAGGACAAGATCGCCATCGAGCGCGGTATCGAAACGTACACGTCGCTGTGCTACTCCTGCCACGGCATCGACGGGCAGGGGGCGCAGGTGCCGCCGCCGAACGATTCGGTGGTCGCGCCGGCCCTCAACCGCGCGGACATGCACCCGAAGGATGCTGAGGGGTTGAAGGCCCGCTACGAGTACGTCGTGCGGACGGTCCATCGTGGCAAGGGGCTGGTGATGCCGGCCTGGGGCCGCGAGGACGGCGGTCAGCTGCTGGACGAGCAGATCCACGAGGTCGCGATGCTCATCACACGCGGCGACATGGTCATGCACGGGACGCAGACGGCCTGGGACGTGGCGCGCGAGAAGTCCAAGGAGAAGATCGCGCACGGCTCTCCCGAGCCGACGCTGCCGAAGGTGGACGACGCTGGCCTCTCGGAAGACGCCAAGGCTGGTCTCGCGATCTTCACCGGCAAGGCGGGCTGCATCGGCTGCCACCAGATCGGGTCGCAGGGCGGCGTGACTGGGCCGGCCCTCACGACCATCGCGACGGTGGCTGAAACCCGCAAGCCGGGGACGGACGCTGCCGCGTACATCGAAGAGTCGATTCGGAATCCGGGCGCGTTCGTCGTGCAGGGGTACGCGGCCGGCCTGATGCCCGCCTTCCAGGGCCTGCTGACCGACGCCGAGATCAAGCAGGTCGAGGCGTACCTCCTGACCCGCAAGTAG
- a CDS encoding SDR family oxidoreductase, with the protein MTVHDLFRLDGRVAVITGGSRGLGLEIAHGLGEAGARVVVTARRNEWLGPAEAELRAAGIEASAFACDVSDEDAVRQLAATVQERFGPADILVNAAGISWGAPSLEMPAERWRAVLDVNATGSFLCAQAFGRQMAASAGGAIVNVASVAGLIGQAPEMMDAVGYTASKGAVIAMTRDLAAKWARHGIRVNAVAPGFFPTRMTRGIIEQAEAHLNAVCPMNRIGRPGELMGVVLFLASDAASFVTGQVLAVDGGATAW; encoded by the coding sequence ATGACGGTTCACGATCTCTTTCGCCTCGACGGACGGGTGGCCGTCATCACCGGAGGCTCGCGCGGGCTCGGGTTGGAGATCGCGCATGGCCTGGGCGAGGCCGGCGCGCGCGTGGTGGTCACCGCCCGGCGCAACGAGTGGCTGGGGCCGGCCGAAGCCGAGCTGCGGGCAGCCGGGATCGAGGCGAGTGCGTTCGCCTGTGACGTCTCTGACGAAGACGCCGTGAGACAGCTCGCGGCCACGGTACAGGAAAGGTTCGGCCCGGCCGACATCCTGGTCAACGCGGCCGGCATCAGCTGGGGCGCACCCTCGCTGGAGATGCCGGCCGAGCGCTGGCGCGCGGTGCTGGACGTGAACGCTACCGGCTCGTTCTTGTGTGCACAGGCGTTCGGCCGCCAGATGGCGGCGTCGGCGGGCGGCGCCATCGTCAACGTGGCCTCGGTGGCCGGCTTGATCGGGCAAGCGCCCGAGATGATGGACGCAGTCGGCTACACCGCGAGCAAGGGCGCGGTCATCGCCATGACCCGCGACCTCGCCGCCAAGTGGGCACGGCACGGCATCCGGGTCAACGCCGTCGCGCCGGGTTTCTTTCCAACGCGCATGACACGTGGCATCATCGAGCAGGCGGAGGCGCACCTGAACGCCGTCTGCCCGATGAATCGCATCGGCCGGCCCGGCGAGCTGATGGGCGTCGTGCTGTTCCTGGCGTCGGACGCTGCCAGCTTCGTGACCGGGCAGGTGCTGGCGGTCGATGGCGGCGCAACGGCGTGGTAG
- a CDS encoding DUF2723 domain-containing protein, translating to MSRFLAAPWPLSFGVGLLAFAAYVLTLSRGVLGGDAGELQFVPPILGLTHPTGYPLQVLVHFLWSYLPFGSVAYRLNLLDAAFAAAAVGATVALTRSLGAGPAGAALAGLCLAFGELWWSQAVRGDKYTLNGLFLALVLWLFVRWRAAPSAGRLAWLAVVYGVSLTHHRSMALVAPALLVGLLLSRWRPRLPELATAALLAASPLLLYAYLPWAAARGLPPGSWTVDSPLSLLEFLLDRGYTSALRPDAAFRGRLLEEAWVLVRSFGPLGALLGMAGLVAVSARRRIESLVLLLAFAPQAVLAASYLLESNYQLPRHWVFYLPAFLIWSVWLGLGVDAACRWLTARAGRIGAARLALPALVAIILLVQAGTAWMRGALMLVRAEAGAETMDSWRQDFQRSPVAERFGRLAFELTDPDSIIVCDWEQATVLWYFQQVEGQRRDIAIVYPVERLDDVLQRAERTGQTVYLSRTLPGVEDRGVASTVGPLLRVSSPLYVPRLDGTGPTVGGAGGIEPAAYPPHARELFVYFEGGLDLVSISMHTPAVRPGSVIPFTLFWKRSQPPPNEPPLREDITVSVRLLGPDGTVLAAHDDRPALGTSRSSRWPEDVIVGDYRELPVGSRLRPGAYRLAVVPYLPETRRNVPPRFIVPVPGQDVEAAPEGVTVPIAVEPRTLSGPLDLLAGLLGR from the coding sequence TTGTCCAGATTCCTGGCTGCCCCATGGCCGCTGTCGTTCGGCGTCGGGCTGCTGGCGTTCGCCGCCTACGTCTTGACGCTCTCGCGGGGCGTCCTCGGCGGCGATGCCGGCGAGCTGCAGTTCGTGCCGCCGATCCTCGGCCTGACCCACCCGACGGGCTACCCGCTCCAGGTGCTCGTGCACTTTCTGTGGAGCTATCTGCCGTTCGGGAGCGTGGCGTACCGCTTGAACCTGCTCGACGCCGCGTTCGCCGCCGCCGCCGTCGGCGCGACGGTCGCCCTGACACGCAGTCTGGGCGCGGGGCCGGCCGGCGCTGCCCTGGCTGGCCTGTGCCTCGCCTTCGGCGAACTGTGGTGGTCACAGGCCGTGCGGGGCGACAAGTACACCCTCAACGGGCTGTTCCTGGCGCTGGTGCTCTGGCTGTTCGTGCGCTGGCGGGCTGCGCCGTCAGCGGGGCGGCTCGCGTGGCTGGCCGTGGTCTACGGCGTCAGCCTGACGCACCATCGCAGCATGGCGCTGGTCGCGCCCGCGCTGCTGGTGGGCCTGTTGCTGTCGCGGTGGCGTCCCCGCCTGCCTGAGCTTGCGACTGCCGCGCTGCTGGCGGCCAGCCCGCTCCTCTTGTACGCCTACCTGCCGTGGGCGGCGGCGCGCGGCCTGCCCCCCGGCAGTTGGACGGTCGATTCGCCGCTGTCGCTCCTCGAATTCCTGCTGGACCGTGGCTACACCTCGGCTCTGCGCCCTGACGCGGCCTTTCGAGGGCGCTTGCTCGAGGAGGCCTGGGTGCTGGTGCGGTCCTTCGGGCCGCTCGGCGCGCTGCTGGGCATGGCCGGTCTGGTGGCGGTCAGCGCTCGCCGCCGGATCGAGTCGCTGGTGCTGCTGCTGGCGTTCGCGCCGCAAGCCGTGCTCGCGGCAAGCTACCTCCTCGAATCGAACTACCAGTTGCCGCGCCACTGGGTCTTCTACCTGCCGGCCTTCTTGATCTGGAGCGTCTGGCTCGGACTCGGCGTTGACGCAGCCTGTCGCTGGCTCACGGCACGGGCCGGCAGAATCGGAGCAGCACGGCTGGCGCTGCCGGCCCTGGTCGCCATCATCCTGCTGGTGCAGGCCGGCACGGCCTGGATGCGCGGCGCACTGATGCTGGTGCGCGCCGAGGCCGGGGCCGAGACGATGGATTCCTGGCGGCAGGACTTCCAGCGGTCGCCGGTCGCCGAGCGCTTCGGGCGGCTCGCGTTCGAGTTGACCGATCCTGACAGTATCATCGTCTGCGACTGGGAGCAGGCGACGGTGCTCTGGTACTTCCAGCAGGTCGAGGGCCAGCGCCGCGACATCGCCATCGTCTACCCCGTCGAGCGCCTGGACGACGTGCTCCAGCGCGCCGAGCGGACGGGCCAAACGGTGTACCTGAGCCGAACGCTGCCCGGGGTCGAAGACCGAGGCGTCGCCTCGACGGTCGGCCCGCTGCTGCGAGTCAGCAGCCCGCTCTACGTGCCACGGCTCGACGGCACAGGCCCGACGGTCGGCGGGGCCGGCGGGATCGAGCCAGCGGCCTACCCCCCACACGCCCGCGAGCTGTTCGTGTATTTCGAGGGTGGGCTCGATCTGGTCAGCATCTCCATGCATACGCCAGCCGTCCGCCCCGGCAGCGTCATCCCATTTACCCTGTTCTGGAAGCGCAGCCAGCCACCCCCCAACGAGCCGCCCCTGCGTGAGGACATCACGGTCTCCGTGCGGCTGCTCGGCCCGGACGGCACGGTCCTGGCGGCCCACGACGACCGCCCGGCCCTGGGAACCTCGCGGAGCAGCCGCTGGCCCGAGGACGTCATCGTCGGCGACTACCGCGAACTGCCGGTTGGCAGCCGCCTGCGCCCGGGAGCGTACCGACTGGCGGTCGTGCCGTACCTCCCCGAAACCCGCCGAAACGTGCCGCCAAGGTTTATCGTGCCGGTGCCGGGTCAGGATGTCGAGGCAGCCCCAGAGGGCGTGACCGTGCCGATCGCCGTCGAGCCTCGTACGCTCAGTGGACCGCTGGACCTCCTGGCCGGCCTGCTGGGTCGCTGA
- a CDS encoding Rieske 2Fe-2S domain-containing protein — protein sequence MAREAPQQGLFFPGSDAAAEAERRSSSPNPGADVPVEVRRGFWSRRTLLRFAGWGTILGLVGQWLAGFGIFFWPKKVGAFGGEINAGEVAALNVGDVKLIQNGKCYVSRVPEGVLALWWKCPHLGCTVPWKPDDQTEDDLAAKGRFNCPCHGSIYDRYGNIVAGPAPRPMDLFGVQIRDGKIYIDTNPTRVKVRAGVDRKSDPTPV from the coding sequence ATGGCGAGAGAAGCTCCTCAGCAAGGGCTGTTTTTCCCGGGCTCTGATGCGGCGGCCGAGGCGGAGCGACGGTCCTCCTCGCCGAATCCCGGCGCGGATGTCCCCGTCGAGGTGCGTCGCGGCTTCTGGAGCCGACGCACACTGCTCCGATTCGCGGGCTGGGGCACGATCCTGGGCCTCGTCGGGCAGTGGCTGGCCGGCTTCGGCATCTTCTTCTGGCCGAAGAAGGTGGGTGCGTTCGGCGGCGAGATCAACGCCGGCGAGGTCGCCGCGTTGAACGTCGGCGACGTGAAGCTGATCCAGAACGGCAAGTGCTACGTGTCGCGGGTTCCCGAGGGCGTCCTGGCGCTCTGGTGGAAGTGCCCGCACCTGGGTTGCACCGTCCCCTGGAAGCCCGACGACCAGACTGAGGACGATCTGGCCGCGAAGGGGCGCTTCAACTGCCCCTGCCACGGCTCGATCTACGACCGCTACGGCAACATCGTGGCTGGCCCCGCGCCGCGCCCGATGGACCTGTTCGGCGTGCAGATCCGCGACGGCAAGATCTACATCGACACGAACCCGACGCGTGTCAAGGTCCGGGCGGGCGTTGACCGTAAGTCAGACCCGACCCCAGTCTAG
- a CDS encoding cytochrome b N-terminal domain-containing protein yields MRPFLDDLRTGNFRRALTENRVFKSIFRTGYPSTPRNQALIMFNNVFLHLHPVRIRRESLKITYTFCLGGLSFFLFLLLTVTGVLLMFYYRPATAVAYQDMKDLETVVTFGLLLRNLHRYSAHGMVITVFLHMVRVFYTGAYKAPREFNWIVGVILLTLTFLLSFTGYLLPWDQLAMWAVTVGTNMAGATPIVGDAVKFAVVGGYEIGDNTLIRWYVLHVIALPLLTALFMTVHFWRIRKDGGIAGPL; encoded by the coding sequence ATGCGTCCCTTTCTCGACGACCTCCGTACAGGGAACTTTCGTCGGGCGCTGACTGAGAACCGGGTCTTCAAGAGCATTTTCCGCACTGGCTACCCGAGTACGCCTCGGAACCAGGCGCTGATCATGTTCAACAACGTCTTCCTGCACCTGCACCCGGTGCGGATCCGACGTGAGAGCCTGAAGATCACCTACACGTTCTGCCTGGGCGGCCTCTCGTTCTTCCTCTTCCTGCTGCTGACGGTGACTGGCGTCTTGCTCATGTTCTACTACCGCCCCGCGACGGCGGTGGCCTATCAGGACATGAAGGATCTCGAGACGGTGGTGACGTTCGGCCTGCTGTTGCGCAACCTGCACCGCTACTCGGCGCACGGCATGGTGATCACCGTGTTCTTACACATGGTCCGCGTGTTCTACACGGGCGCGTACAAGGCGCCGCGTGAGTTCAACTGGATCGTCGGTGTGATCCTGCTGACGCTGACCTTCCTGCTGAGCTTCACCGGCTATCTGCTGCCGTGGGACCAGTTGGCGATGTGGGCCGTCACCGTGGGCACGAACATGGCTGGCGCGACGCCGATTGTTGGCGACGCGGTCAAGTTCGCGGTCGTCGGCGGCTACGAGATCGGCGACAACACGCTGATCCGCTGGTACGTCCTGCACGTCATCGCGCTGCCGCTGCTGACGGCGCTCTTCATGACGGTTCACTTCTGGCGCATCCGGAAGGACGGCGGCATCGCCGGCCCGCTGTGA
- a CDS encoding NYN domain-containing protein, which produces MTDRSKTVVMLIDWDNLQICHSRDAPGTDLDLQALIALAQSYGTLVTARAYAEWNLLSERLAVYRAGIEPVFAPVMRPENSPREGKSLADTVMVADGVDLLWTVAPDVFVLATSDKDMIPLARIAKQRGAAVVVLGSDLTAIPLVEMSNVFITYRQLLRELDRVGELEAPVGRAPARERRLRESRRPAGEPFGSASGVPTGAHNFSGASSFGGASGFGSGGRAGGRSGGSLQSPVGPSLGAGVAPPPRRVQPVAPPAEIASALTVTTVPSSVSTGVDAADDTADASGTSLGEPGARRRRRRGGRGRRTGLAGGAEGEASSVTTLPHDDEAEDDTSTEATAEIRPAPVVPPSPDDLDDAVLKLLAARDRDAAAPSAEPILSAPTAAETEPEPTAPAFVSPATFDTADEPPPTPRKRIARTSFGAFGPRESSARPLGVPPSEPVDAVPMTPAEPAAIIGQPAAEPAEGIAEPNSEPATPAPDEALASPAPTAEAGVSGEAAAADNTSASANASAAEPSDGSAEAATADAPARARSGRSGRSSSGRRVRRPASPTAGESAAAPVAEAAASPADAAPATPPRRRRTRQAVREAAASSESAGTDSAASEAGA; this is translated from the coding sequence GTGACAGACCGCTCAAAGACCGTCGTAATGCTGATTGACTGGGACAATCTTCAGATTTGCCACAGCCGAGACGCACCCGGAACCGACCTTGACCTGCAGGCCCTGATCGCGCTTGCTCAGAGCTATGGCACGCTGGTAACCGCCCGCGCCTACGCCGAGTGGAACCTGCTCTCCGAGCGGCTGGCCGTCTATCGCGCCGGCATCGAGCCGGTCTTCGCGCCCGTGATGCGCCCCGAGAACAGTCCGCGTGAGGGCAAGAGCCTGGCCGACACGGTCATGGTCGCCGATGGCGTGGATCTGCTCTGGACTGTTGCGCCCGACGTCTTCGTGCTCGCCACCAGCGACAAGGACATGATTCCGCTGGCGCGCATCGCGAAGCAGCGCGGCGCAGCCGTGGTGGTGCTCGGCAGCGATCTGACCGCCATCCCGCTCGTCGAGATGTCGAACGTGTTCATCACGTACCGGCAGCTCCTGCGCGAGCTGGACCGCGTCGGCGAGCTGGAAGCCCCGGTTGGCCGCGCGCCCGCGCGCGAGCGCCGGCTGCGTGAATCGCGACGACCAGCCGGCGAGCCGTTCGGCAGCGCATCAGGCGTTCCGACCGGCGCCCACAACTTCAGCGGGGCCAGCTCGTTCGGCGGCGCATCGGGCTTCGGGTCGGGCGGACGCGCAGGGGGACGGAGCGGCGGCTCGCTGCAGTCCCCGGTCGGTCCATCGCTCGGCGCAGGCGTCGCTCCGCCACCACGACGGGTACAGCCCGTTGCGCCTCCCGCTGAGATCGCCAGCGCACTGACCGTGACCACCGTGCCGAGCAGCGTATCGACCGGCGTCGATGCCGCCGACGACACGGCCGACGCCAGCGGCACGAGCCTGGGCGAGCCGGGCGCACGCCGGCGACGACGGCGTGGCGGCCGGGGCCGACGCACCGGGCTGGCCGGGGGCGCGGAGGGCGAAGCGTCCAGCGTGACGACGCTCCCGCACGACGACGAGGCTGAGGACGACACGTCTACCGAGGCGACGGCTGAGATCCGGCCGGCGCCCGTCGTGCCGCCGAGTCCGGACGACCTTGACGACGCGGTACTCAAGCTGCTGGCAGCTCGGGACCGGGACGCGGCGGCTCCATCAGCCGAACCGATCCTGTCCGCTCCCACTGCTGCCGAGACGGAGCCGGAGCCAACCGCACCCGCCTTCGTGTCGCCGGCCACCTTCGACACCGCCGACGAGCCGCCGCCCACCCCACGCAAGCGAATCGCGCGGACGTCGTTTGGCGCGTTCGGGCCGCGCGAGTCATCCGCCCGGCCGCTCGGCGTGCCGCCGTCAGAGCCGGTCGATGCCGTGCCGATGACGCCGGCTGAGCCAGCCGCCATCATCGGCCAGCCGGCCGCGGAACCGGCCGAGGGGATCGCGGAGCCGAACTCCGAGCCGGCAACGCCGGCACCGGACGAGGCGCTCGCCAGTCCTGCCCCGACAGCCGAGGCAGGGGTCTCCGGCGAGGCGGCCGCTGCCGACAACACATCGGCTTCGGCCAACGCATCGGCGGCGGAGCCGAGCGACGGCAGCGCTGAGGCGGCCACCGCCGACGCGCCCGCCCGAGCGCGGTCCGGGCGCAGTGGACGCTCGTCGTCTGGCCGCCGTGTGCGCCGCCCGGCCAGCCCTACGGCGGGTGAGTCGGCGGCTGCGCCAGTTGCCGAGGCAGCCGCCAGCCCGGCCGATGCTGCGCCGGCGACCCCGCCGCGACGGCGGCGAACGCGCCAGGCCGTCCGTGAGGCAGCCGCGTCGTCAGAGTCGGCAGGGACGGACTCGGCTGCAAGTGAGGCGGGCGCCTAG
- a CDS encoding glycosyltransferase family 39 protein, translating to MASTESAANLRAAPSVAVPSVRTVWLEGLLALALLTLAVAMRTVNLGVYSGLFDEGIRVEQLFLMSVGYRPFKDIFAAQGPLLLDLLHPWFVLFGQDLVAARLSVGVYSLLGLCGAYWLARLVGGPLGALTTLALLVLSPLYLEGSRIALAEVPALAPAAFAVAAAVVYARSGSRRWLAACGLLFAVSLLIKPITLAAGVPLGLAVLSRWRYGFRTMLVDGVLLGVLVAGLGILVVVGVGLAGVFDQIVAYRMESRGSEGWSLWKNRVALARALSFEPAALPWIGAAASIVLLTCRRVDAALIVSWALASVGLLLSYSPLHGKHAVVMIPPLCVLAGVGVAFAVELVRGARPVPPRAAVGMALAGLLVWYASAAPALAAQSGQLLRVTADTDVDPALEQYADAVTAIAALSAPTDYVVTDHPYLTFLAGRLVPPLLVDTSRSRIRSRSLRGVEAVAQATPYNPTVVVLWADRLRGLSEFKRWVEENYRLVKVYNRRNDVDRSIYVQETRDMAAVRKLLANPAAVPLRADFANGPVLASALVDRTEMRPGEGATVTLEWEATRRLASDFHAITVLRGTDGEAWDQQQESLSGGSDGTADWEIGRWLFQSTFVKSESAIPTGEYEVVVSVYDSKARQKARLPDGGDEIVVGRITVR from the coding sequence ATGGCTTCGACTGAATCGGCCGCGAATCTGCGCGCCGCGCCATCGGTCGCCGTGCCCTCTGTGCGGACGGTCTGGCTTGAGGGTCTGCTGGCGTTGGCGTTGTTGACTCTCGCCGTCGCGATGCGGACTGTCAACCTCGGCGTCTACAGCGGCCTCTTCGACGAGGGCATCCGCGTCGAGCAACTCTTCCTGATGTCGGTCGGCTATCGGCCATTCAAGGACATTTTCGCGGCCCAGGGTCCGCTGCTGCTGGATCTGCTCCATCCGTGGTTCGTACTGTTTGGGCAGGATCTGGTGGCGGCGCGACTGTCGGTCGGCGTCTACTCGTTGCTGGGGCTGTGCGGCGCGTACTGGCTGGCACGGCTTGTTGGCGGGCCGCTCGGCGCGCTGACGACGCTGGCCCTGCTGGTGCTCAGCCCGCTCTACCTTGAAGGCTCGCGGATCGCCCTGGCCGAGGTGCCGGCGCTCGCACCGGCGGCGTTCGCGGTGGCCGCGGCCGTCGTGTACGCGCGCTCGGGCAGCCGCCGCTGGCTGGCGGCCTGTGGCCTGCTGTTCGCCGTCAGCCTGCTGATCAAGCCGATCACCCTGGCGGCCGGCGTGCCGCTCGGGCTGGCCGTGCTGAGCCGCTGGCGGTACGGCTTCCGCACAATGCTCGTAGACGGCGTATTGCTCGGCGTTTTGGTGGCCGGGTTGGGCATCCTGGTCGTGGTCGGCGTCGGGCTGGCCGGGGTCTTCGATCAGATCGTCGCCTACCGCATGGAGAGCCGGGGCAGCGAGGGCTGGAGCCTCTGGAAGAATCGTGTGGCGCTCGCTCGTGCGCTCTCGTTCGAGCCGGCGGCCCTGCCGTGGATCGGCGCTGCCGCCAGCATCGTGCTGCTGACGTGCCGGCGGGTCGATGCTGCCCTGATCGTCAGTTGGGCGCTGGCGAGCGTCGGGCTGCTGCTGTCGTACTCGCCGCTCCACGGGAAGCACGCGGTGGTGATGATCCCGCCGCTCTGCGTGCTGGCCGGCGTGGGTGTGGCGTTTGCCGTCGAACTGGTGCGCGGCGCGCGGCCAGTGCCGCCGCGGGCCGCTGTCGGCATGGCGCTGGCCGGCTTGCTGGTCTGGTACGCCTCTGCTGCGCCGGCGCTGGCTGCTCAGAGCGGGCAGCTGCTGCGGGTGACCGCCGACACCGACGTCGACCCGGCCCTGGAGCAGTACGCCGACGCGGTGACCGCGATCGCCGCCCTCTCTGCGCCGACCGACTACGTGGTGACGGATCACCCGTATCTGACGTTCCTGGCCGGACGGTTGGTGCCGCCGCTGCTGGTGGACACGTCGCGCTCGCGGATTCGCTCGCGCTCGCTGCGGGGCGTCGAGGCCGTGGCCCAGGCGACGCCGTACAACCCGACCGTGGTCGTGCTGTGGGCTGACCGCCTGCGCGGCCTCAGCGAGTTCAAGCGCTGGGTCGAAGAGAACTACCGGCTGGTCAAGGTCTACAACCGTCGGAATGACGTGGACCGCTCGATCTACGTGCAGGAGACGCGCGATATGGCGGCGGTGCGAAAGCTCCTGGCGAACCCCGCCGCTGTGCCGCTCCGCGCCGACTTCGCCAACGGCCCGGTGCTGGCCAGCGCCCTGGTAGACCGCACCGAGATGCGCCCGGGCGAGGGTGCGACCGTGACCCTCGAATGGGAGGCCACACGGCGGCTGGCGTCCGACTTCCACGCGATCACGGTGCTGCGCGGCACGGACGGGGAGGCCTGGGATCAGCAGCAGGAGTCGCTGTCCGGCGGCAGCGACGGCACCGCCGACTGGGAGATCGGGCGGTGGCTGTTCCAGAGCACCTTCGTCAAGAGCGAGTCCGCCATCCCGACCGGAGAGTACGAGGTGGTCGTGTCCGTCTACGACTCGAAGGCTCGACAGAAGGCCAGATTGCCAGATGGCGGCGACGAGATCGTGGTCGGTCGCATCACCGTCCGCTGA
- a CDS encoding menaquinol-cytochrome C reductase: MANLSPAERARMYKERAAAAGIGRPPAAGQDGDAAAAAAPPPPPAPKPAAPAAAGGGAAGLSPDQRQRLAAAVQRGPAERPAAAAAAPAAAAKAGNSAAEAQSQRLVYVWPHLVTIEFMAAVLLLVSMIVIAIVIQSPLEGHANADKTPNPSKAPWYFLNLQELLLHMHPALAGVIVPAVALGLIAIIPYFDRDPKDVGKWFGTPKALSIAWFTSWFSTVVLIGLVFFDEFVGQKPLMNNLARNTGLSFLNAPVMVDIVVPMILMNGPIAVLVWLLKKYYKPDNARDWMIALFTGFFVAYVVLTIVGTFMRGQGMHLMWPWDPKMIRVE; this comes from the coding sequence ATGGCGAACCTTTCGCCTGCAGAGCGCGCGCGCATGTACAAGGAGCGCGCGGCGGCTGCGGGGATCGGTCGTCCGCCGGCTGCTGGCCAGGATGGAGACGCAGCCGCCGCTGCTGCTCCTCCCCCGCCTCCCGCCCCGAAGCCGGCCGCGCCTGCGGCCGCCGGTGGTGGCGCGGCTGGCCTCTCGCCCGATCAGCGTCAGCGGCTGGCGGCTGCCGTGCAGCGTGGGCCGGCCGAGCGTCCAGCGGCCGCGGCTGCTGCCCCGGCCGCGGCCGCGAAGGCGGGCAACTCGGCTGCCGAGGCGCAGTCGCAGCGGCTGGTCTACGTCTGGCCGCACCTGGTGACCATCGAGTTCATGGCCGCCGTGCTGCTGCTGGTCTCGATGATCGTCATCGCCATCGTCATTCAGTCGCCGCTCGAAGGGCACGCCAACGCCGACAAAACGCCGAACCCGTCGAAGGCGCCCTGGTACTTCCTGAATCTTCAGGAGCTGCTGCTCCACATGCACCCGGCCCTCGCTGGCGTGATCGTGCCGGCTGTGGCGCTCGGTCTGATCGCCATCATCCCCTACTTCGACCGCGACCCGAAGGACGTCGGCAAGTGGTTCGGCACGCCGAAGGCGCTGTCGATCGCCTGGTTCACTTCGTGGTTCTCCACGGTGGTGCTGATCGGGCTGGTGTTCTTCGACGAGTTCGTGGGTCAGAAGCCGTTGATGAACAACCTGGCGCGGAATACGGGCCTTTCGTTTCTGAATGCCCCCGTCATGGTGGACATCGTTGTGCCGATGATCCTGATGAATGGTCCCATCGCGGTGCTGGTCTGGCTCTTGAAGAAGTACTACAAGCCAGACAACGCACGGGACTGGATGATCGCTCTCTTCACCGGATTCTTCGTCGCCTACGTCGTGCTGACCATTGTGGGCACGTTCATGCGTGGTCAGGGTATGCACTTGATGTGGCCGTGGGATCCGAAGATGATCCGCGTCGAGTAG